aaataattaaatgccAGGAATGGAAGGTGTGTCTGCTCAGAAGTATGGGGAGCTGGAAAGAAGAATTCCTGTCATTTCATTCCTTGCCACCCCTCTCTTTGTTCAGCAGTGATGAGAACTTCACAGAAAGCATCAGTTGTTtgtttctccctcttcttcatcAAAGGACTGCACCCCAGAGGAGGTGACATCTGAGACTTTGCGGCTCAGTGCAGCATGTTCCACCTCCTCTCGAGGAGACAGTGATTCCAGGTCCCGACACACTGCATCATCCTCCTCTGGAGAAGGCTTCTTGTTTAGGAGAGGAGCCTTCTCCAGCCGTGGGTTTCCTTCATCCTCAATGTGGTCCTCCATGTATGTGCTGGACTCAGCCCCACCCCCACCCTGAGCAGTCTGCAGGGGCCACACGTGGACCAGCCCCGTGCTCTGGATGAAGttctgctcctgcctctgtTGCTGCTGGAGAAGGTTGCTCTGAATCAAAATGCTTTCCTGAAGGTTTGTCTGGGACTCATCAAAATTCTGGCCTAAGTAGGAGCCAGTTGCTGGGGAAGCAATGAGGGACTGGTCACTGGTCTCCCAGGCATCGGATGAACCTAAGCAATACATGCCTTGCGAGACGTAGGAATGAGGCCAGCTGTCATACTGCGTCTGGGCCATATGCTCTGCAAGTAAAGGAGGGAAAAACCACACAGTTAAACTCTCTCTAGGCCAAGCTGGCTCATTCAGATAGATAGCTTGGGTGCCTGTGCATGGCACTGTACTGTACAGGGTAGATAAATCCATTAGAGGGGAGGAGGATGAACAGAAAAGGCAGTTCTAGGCAGTAAGCAGATGAACTTGATCATACCCACAACTGATTGCAAGAGCTGGTAGCTTTCCACAGTTGTGCccaaaaaaggcaaaggaactGGGCTCTGGAGCCTCCCTGTTAACATAAGACTCCTTGGACAGCTCCACAAATAGGCGATGCCTCTGCTAGATCCCAATCCCAAAAACTGAGGCTACAGAATAAAACAGGGTAGAGGGAAAGAGAGCAACATGAcaagaagagcaggaaagggGTGTTTCAAGATTAGCAAGAGTCACTGGAGCTCACCTTGGCTCTCCATTAGCTCCTGATAGTTCTCAGAGTAGTTGCCTGCTGGGTTCTCCTGATTTGAGTTTACACTCACATCCTCACCATCCATGGAGGACCAAGCCATGAGAGTTGCCTCAGAAATAGCAAATTGCTCCATCACTCCTGTGGCCAAAGGAGACAGTGAGAGGAAGCGAGGATGTGTGAAAGTCTCCACTTCTCACCACCCTCTTTAACCTCATCTCTTGGTCATGCTGTCTCACTCTTGTCCTACCTCAGCAACACCCATCACCCAGTTGGCCCTCACCCTCTCCACTTTGCATTCCATTGGCAATACTCCAACCACATCTCATCTCCTTCTGCCATCTGAACCACCCACAGGCTCTCCTGAGTGTGTTTTTCAGGTTCCTGCACTTTGATCTCTCAAGGATTCTGCTCTGGGACATCCCAACCAATCCAATCCACATGCCAAAAAGTTAGTCCTACCTGCAAGGAACCGGGCCTCCTTTTCACCATCACTCAGGTCTGAGTAGGCATCAGCGTCTTTGCGTGCTGTCTCATGCgtatgctgctgctgctggctgttaCCTTTGCCCCAGCCTTGCCATTCAATCATGTGAGCCACACGGCCTTGGCCCATAGCCGTTGGCTTTGTGACATGGTCCTTCATGCTGCGAGATATCCCTAAGGGGCCAGACATTAGAAAACAAGGAAGGGCTATTACACAGCTCCAGGGTTGTCTGCCGCACTGTTTACCTGTCTTGGAAGTGGAgcttctcccctcctttcctGACAGGGTTCAGGCCTTGGGTTGGATGTCTCCCACCTTTCACTGTATCACTCTCCAAGAGAgtttctccatctttccttGGACTGACTCTCCGAAcggggaaaaagggaaatccTAAATATGACAGACCATTTCCTTCCTTGTCTAGAATCCATTTAGGACAGAGTTGGGCATGAGGGATGAAGCCTGGAAGTAAACAAActaagaaatagaaaatgggTTTAAACCCAAGACTGTTTGAGGGGAAGCAACTGAAGATGTCTGAGCTGGGGTGCACAGTGAGAAGCCAACAGAAGATAAATCTGTTCTTTGAAAGGGCAACAGCTAAGAAATTTCTTTATCTAGAACCATGGTGGTGGAGACTCCTCTAAGGCCTCAAAAAGGCAAAAGTCAGAAAGGAGCAGTTGGGAGAGCAACAGAGAGATATGCGAAGAGGCACAAAGGCCTGTGGAGAGAAGCTGCCAAGGATAAACCCAAATTTTGAGGACCTCACCAGAGAAAGATGATTTAGCCAAAGCCCCAATCCCATAAGCATTGGAGTTGCGTTTCAGCTTGGGGAGGATGGAGGTTGTATCTTCCATGGAGagctgaaaagagagagaatatgAAGAAATGATAtacaggaaggaggagaagaagtgAATTGAAGTGAGAAATCAGTATAAGGATCCCAGAAGGTAGGGGGAAGATGAGGAGCAGAAgcaagccacaaaaaaaaaataatgaagggaaggaaaaatcagAGGCTATTTAACCAGGACTGCATATTGCATAGCTTTGGGACTGAGTGAGGCAAGGTCAGTGGGAGAGGCAGAAGCAGGCTGTGAGAAGCCTCCCTTCGGCTTCTGCCAGTCCTCCATAGACATGCTGCACTGTTCCAAACTCTGTCCAGCAAGACATGGCTGATGGACAATTCAGGGAGCTTACAATGGGGAGCTGACAATGTGACAGGCAAGACACAGTAATGCATCATATATGTATCATACTacagatattaatttttatgctgcttttggttttcatttcttctcataTGGTCTTAATAAAATGAACATGACTGTATCAGCGATGCATCCTGTTTCAAGCACCTACGACTACCTGTAAAGAAATGAGGTCTACACTTCTGCTTAATTCCCCTACTCTCTTGTCTGTGTTCATCCTCAGTCCCTGAATAACAAGGACAGGAAGCTATTGGAACAGGCAGCAGTCACAAACATCATCATAAAACACAATCCCTCAAGATGAATTCATTAGTCTTCTACAGACATGCCAGGCATTGCATATGAGGCTTGATTTTCCACAAGGGCTAAACAAGCGTTGCTTCTGCTCTTCATTTCAACCTCTGAAAATCAAGTCCAGCATGTTTCAAACACAAAGATACTCAAAAGTAGTGACCATGACACTGGAAATTTCAACTCCTGACATGAAGCAAGCATTTGGTCACAGGCATAAACCTCATGAAGTGTGAGAGGAGCAATAACTAGACAGTCAAATAGTTGGAAGCAAAGGAAGGCATTGTAAAGACATTGAACTGCATATAATCCCAGTCAATTGCCAAAATATGAGAGATGATTTTCTCTGGAAAGTGAGCGTAAATGCAGCAGCTAAGGCATCCTGTAACTTTGGAGCCAGGAATGTCTGTGTGTAACATGTGAGCTGAAGAAATCAGAAAGCAGGGGAAGAAcaataaaaagggaaaggtgTAGCTGAGAACACAGCCCTTGTTCCATGATGCATTTCCTTTGGTGATGAAGCTGGTTGAAGAATGTCCATCCGTGCCCCCACTGGTCATTCCTGCCTGGACATTATTGTTCAGTATCCACCCATTTGTTTCAAGACAGCCTGGGAGCTGTGCTGTGAGACACCTCATGGAAACGGtccagaaaagaaagtaaactgCAGGCCTCTACCACTACGAGGTTGGAGAGCTACGGCATGAAGGCAGGAACAAATGGGAAGTGAAGGCAATTCATGAGCCAGCTTTGATACCAAAGAATTACactaagaaagagaaagagctgcATTATGAAAGAGCTCCATGGATTCAGAATGGGTTGGAAAATGGGAAACTGCAAGTAAGGAAACTATCTTCTATTGTCTGTAAGGAAACATGACTTTGTGTACCTTGCTTTCAGCTAGACAGAAGTGCAGTGAGGAAAAACCTGACAAATTTCTTCTAGACAGTTGCTGCATGCACCTTAATTTTCCTGCACAATTTGTTTCTCTAGTGGAGCCTAGGCAAAAGATCCCAAGCCATGAGTGCTACAATGAAAGAGATGTCAGTAGAGCAAGGGTGAGTTAAAAATATAAGTAAGTAAGTCCCCTTGATATTCAGTAGCCCAAGTGCTTTCAAACCACAGAGAACCAGAAAGTGATCgtcatttaaaatttttgaaagtATCTGGAATTTGAAAATGCTTATACTACCAAAAATGCAGCTTCTTATTCTGCCAAGTGTACAAAGCTATCAAAGCTAATTTATGTGAACACATTTTTAAGCcttcagagcagaagaaatAGTTTGGTAGCACTAACACGCATTATTCCCTTTTCAGAATGCTGTTTTTGcattagtgaaaaagaaaaaaataaaatcatatttttttcatggcatAGGTATTAAAAGCAACAAGGAACgtgttattaaaatatttgcttgttAAGTGAAGTTAACTGGTGCTGACCATCTCCCCCAGGGGACATTAAGAATTCTTTTACTTCTGTATGCAACTGAAAATGAGGGATACATTTTTCCCAGACTCCTGGAGAAGATCAAATGATATTCTAATCAAAGACTACTGAACTTCTAAACATGTTGGACAGACACCTTTTTTATCTAGCAGTGCCCAGAAATCTCAAAAAGAGAACATATGAAATGACACATATTTGTCCCAAAGAGGACAAAGGCAATTTAATAGCCACCTGCAGATCTAAATACCTGACAGACAGCAAAAGCCCCAGAGGCAAACAAAAATTCATCACCATCCTCTGAATCTTAGACAATTCCCAGAATTTCAGTGGCACTAAAGACTTTCAGTCATGTTTCCATTCTGGTCTCCACTGTATCCAATAGCAGACAAATCATGGTCTTCCTATGACTAGACATTTGAACAGTGGTGTGGCACATACTCACATTGATACCATCCCAGGAGAAATCTGTCCGTGTttgctaaagaaagaaaaaaaggacatcACGTTAGTGTAACAAACAAGTTGCAAACAGCCACGCATCTCTCTAGTGCTTTGCCACAATCAACAGCCACTACTTCATctgatgtattaaaaaaacttgTGTCTTTCAAGCTGGTTTCATTCCCTGCTGTTGATTATGGTGTCCATAGGTATCACGGTGTTTGAAGGTACAATAGTGAATAGGATGATATACAGTCTACGGTTCGACTCGATGAtctaaaggtcttttccaacctaaatgattctatgattctagagagagagagaaacaaacacCTTTTCATAAGGCACCCCTTCTAACAGCTCCTTGCTAGATGTTGCAACGCTGGCACCCCTGCGGGGGAGTTGCATCGCTTTGAGGCTAACACAAGGAGGAGCTACACTACCTATGTATTTTGAGTATAACACAGCAAGTtaagagaattattttctgctgaaattattttctcttgtaGTCTTTCAGTTTGTCCATTCTGACCCACTTTCCCCTTCCAAACCAGATCCATTTCCTGTATCAGCCATTACAGTACCGATTCATAGTGCATTTCCTTCAGCTGGGAGGACTCACATCTCAACATCTTGGTTTTGGGGATATGGACACTCAGAAAAATTTAGATGAATCAATTACACCTATGGTATCCATTCACATAAATCAAAATGTTCACTGAGGTATAGTTTATGCTCATTGACTTTTAGACTTGCATTTGATTTAACTGGATTTTCCATATAAGTTTGGGCCCCACAATTTCTGCCACGATCCCGTGAAACTCCGAATTTCTTGAAGTTACATTCCAAGCCAGCAAGGTataataaggaaataaaaatacctaTACATTAGCATTTCATAAGGTTTTGCAAACTGTatgttgttattgttatttgTGAATACTATTTGTGATTCCTCAAATattatgtgtttaaaataactttgattAATCATGATTGCATACACTTAACCTTGCAGAGCTGAAAATTCAGGTACCTAAGATTGCAGAAGCTGTAATAATTCAGAACAGCAAATGAACCAGCCCTTGAGATACTGCATGGTAAATCAATTGGCAGTGAGTTGCTAGTGAATGCATCCCTAAAAATCAAAATGGAGACAAATGTGTTTCTTCAAAAGATGTTACGGCTGTGCTGCAGAAGCTGGGACAGACATAGTGCTGGACATTACAACGAATCCATTATTCAAGGAATGCAGACCTACAGGCTTGTCAGAACTGCCACAGTTTTTTCCATGTTCTGTTCCTATCCAGTCAGTAGTTAAAAGCACTTTCATTTGCAAATTCTTACTCACTATGGATATTGTGAAGGGAGTGATTCAACTCTATTCAATGCAACCCATACTGCACAGATACAAAAGTCGGATCCTCAGGTGCCCGCTGGCATTCTGATCCTCTCCGAGATGATGCCCCAGTGATGCACAACACCCATTTCTGAACTCAGAAAGAACTGAAACTTTCTGATCCTCCTGGGTAAGTGGGTCTGGGACAGGTACTCACCTCAGTGGAAGGTCGATGGAAGCCGCTGCCATGCAGTGAACTGGTGCTGTCCATATTGATTTGGTCCACATCTTTCAGTCCCTTCCAGTCTACTGCAATCACCTCATTTCCTGTGGGAACACATCTAGTCAGGCTTCTGAAGGCCACTACAATTTGTTCTAGCAGTCTTAAGCCAAGTTAGCTCAGTATACAGTAGAATCACTGAGTTTAAGGCCACAATAGCCTTAAATCAGACCTTCCGGTTTTAATCAGACCACCTGTACATCATCAACTATTATATTTCACACAATTATCTCCATATGAAGACCAgtcatttgtgtttttcttaagcATAATGTACGTTTGGCTAAAGCACAGCTCCCCAGGAAAAAAGCATCTAGTCATGATGTGTGACTGAGACAGAACCAATTCCTTTGATATCCCGTTCCAATATTAAACCATCATCacttaaaaagacatttctccTTTATAATCTGAATTGGTCTGACATCAACTTACAGCTGCTGGTGCCCTTGCTTTGCTGTTGTCAGCAAGATTAAAGACCTTTTTAATACCTGCCATTACATTTCAGGAAAGTTATTCATACACTTGCTTTCCTTCTTGACAAACTAAACAGAATTGAGGTTTCTTACTGTAGAGGTTTTTCCAGCCCCCTTACTAAATCTGTGTGTCTTTTAAAAGACATCTCAAATTTTTCAGTTCCTCGAAATGTGGACAGAAAAGCATACACCATAATGCAGGACTGCTCTCACCCATTCTGCTAATAAAGTTAGTTGctaaaaaaaaacttacttgCTGCTCCTCTTCCCATTGTGCCATAACCTTGCAGCAGATTCTCCCATTCAGCTGTTTGCTCACTCAGATCCCTATGCACTTTGCACAGCTTTCTGGGATCGTCACCCATTCAAAAGCAGAGTCTGTGCCGTTTGATTTTAGATGCATTTTAATACAACTTAAAGGATcaagtaaaattaaatactaataacataaaatagaaattataaaattgaatgaataaagataaaaaatgaGATTATTAAATAAGATTAAGTTGTAATAAAAGTGAAACTAAATGCAAAGTAGTACACTTTAAACAGTCAGCCAAGTAAACAGGACTGCTCTATGTGTGACTGCTCTGTCCAGATAGGTATTTACTGTGCCTTCAGCCTTTGTGCCATCCTCAAACTCTGTTAAACAAAGTTATTTGCTTCCATGTTATGGAGGAAAAGGTTGGACTGTGTTTAAATCTAAGCCTTTTGGAACCTGGCAAGAAATATAGCTCCCAAAATGATAATCTGTTCCTGGGATCAATTCAGCGATCTCTAGACTATTTGAAATACATGCCATTGAATGTGAATGGTTCTATTTTCATTAGCTTTTAGCTTTTTGTTTACTCTTTATAGCAAATTTCTTCTCCACAGACACCTGCAAACCCTCTTGCTTGTTCTAGCAGCTCTGGCATGTTTACACTGGTTCATGACTGCACTTCCCAGGTAGAAATCTTCTGACAGGCAAGAGATGCTGTTCTCCACCCTTACACAGGCCTGCAGGAGGCATGTAGGCACTTATGGGTGGGAAGCCTGAGGCACTCAACAGCTagaattcaaaatgaaagaaaaataatttggtccCTTAAAAAGGCTAAACATGGAGAGATAAAaaccagcagaaagcaaatgctATTTGAGTTGCTGTCCACCACACCTTCACATCTCATCATTTTCTGCTGTGCAAGAAGACCTCTCTTTCTGAAAGAACCAAGGCATATTTTCCCCTTCACACTTGAAGTATGTTTCTGTTCATCAGGATAATTAGAACCAAGTGCTTTAATAGCATCCCCCATATGCCTCTGACTAGGCTGAGTAAAGTTGTTGTTCTTCTTGCTGTTCTTCTTTTAAGATGTtgaacttaaaagaaaaaggagattcCTGTACTGTATGCTACAAAGGTGAGCACAGAGGtcagacagagccaggcttCAGGAGGAGGCAGGACATGGCTATGATGAGCATGACAAAGACCACCCTTCAAGGTTGTGATCCTCTTGACTGATTTTCTTGACAAACATATGCATGCATTTGGCCTTACTGAGCTCgattatttatttctaattgtGATTGCAACTAACCACGATCAATGGTGGTATCCCTCAGGGGTCtatactgggaccagtactgtttaatgtcttcatcaatgacatagacagtgagatcaagtgcaccctcagcaagtttgcagatgacaccaagctgagtggtgtggttgacacacctgagggaagggatgccatccagagggacctggacaagcttgagaagtgggcccatgtgaatctcatgaggttcaacaaggtcaaaTGTGAGATTCTGCACCTGGCTTGGGGCAACCCCCGGTATCAatgcaggctgggggatgaagagattgagagcagccctgaggagaaggacttgggagtactggtggatgaaaagctggacataaGCCTGCAATGTGTGCTCagagcccagaaggccagccgtatcctgggctgcatcaaaagaagcatggccaggaggtcaagggaggtgattctgcccctctactccgctctcgtgagaccccacctggagtactgcatccagctctggggcccccaacataagaaggacatggagctgttggaacaggTCCAGAGGatggccacaaaaatgatcagagggctggagcacctctcctgtgaagacaggctgagagagttgaggttgttcagcctgaagcaGAGAatgctctgggaagaccttatagcagccttccagtacctgaagggggcttataaggagatgaggacaaactttttagcagagTCTGTtatgataggacaaggggttttaaactaaaagagggtagatttagactacatataaggaagacttttttttacaacgagggtggtgaaacactggcacaggttgcccagagaggtggaaacattcaaggtcaggctggatggggctctgagcaacctgatctagttgaagatgtccctgctcattgcagtagggttggactagatgacctttaaaggtcccttccaacctaaaccattccatgattctatgattctatgaaatcatgAGCTATGAGCGTAGAGCTGAATTTGTGTTAAATTCTGATCAGATCATTTGGCTCTCATCTGCAGGCATCCCTCTTTGCAGGGCATAACGTTAGGTTGTGTGCTAAAAGCTCATCTGCACACCCACAAAGTAGCACAGGGAGacagtggccaagaaggccaacaacatcctggcttgtatcagaaatagtgtggccagcaggactaggaaagtgatcgtccccctgtactcggcactggtgacGCCGCACCAcaaacactgtgttcagttttggacccctcactacaagaaagacattgaggtgctggagagagtccaacgaagctggtgaagggtctagagaacaagtcttatcaggagcggctgagggaactggggttgtttagcctgaagaaaaggaagctgtgggaagaccttattgctgtatacaagtacccgaaaggaggttgtagcgaggagggtgctagtctcttctcccaggtaacaagcgataggatgagaggaaacggcctcaagttgtagcaggggaggtttagattggatattaggaaaaatttcttcacggaaagggttatcaaccattggaacaggctgcccagggaagtggtggagtcaccatccctggaggtatttaaaagtagatgtggtgcttagggatgttGTTCAGAGATATTGTTTAGTAGTTGACTTGGtagcgttaggttaatggttggactcttaaaggtcctttccaaccaagacgattctgtgattctgtgacaatgTCAGGAGAGGAAGCCCAAATGGTACCCTGTCGGGCTGCTCCCAGGCCCATGCCTAGAGCCATCAGCCCACCAAAGTCCCAGAGGAGCACAGGGCCACAATGGCAGGCAGGAACCCAAATTATGGACTCACAAGAAGGGACACCCTGTCCGGGCCCCTCCCAGGACTGTTCCAGGAGAGCCTCAGCCACAGGGTCCAGGGCAAACCCCATCAAGATCAGTCAGGGGAAGAGGCTTTCAGAAGCAGTTTCATAACTGAGGGGGGCGGTTACTGCCTGGGGATACGGGACCCATTATGGGATGCAGAAGAGCATTTGGGGATTGCACTAAATTTATGTGATGTTTAGGGGAAGAACCAACGGCAAGGAAAGGGAGAGATCTAGGTGATTTGGGGAGAAACAAATGTGAGTAGATAGATAAAGGGATAAAAGGGGCCGGTAGCATGTAAACAGGTTGCTGATCAGTATGGTTGTCTGGCCATGCCCCGCACTTATTTTGTGCAGACTGTTCTGTCTTCTTGTTAAATTCCATTTCTAAGTATTTTCTGGCATGAAGGACATTCTATTCTGGGTACATGTGTTTTGTGATGGAGGTCTAAGTGCCAGGAACTGGAGAGGCCGGAGTGAGTGAGATCAACTGGAGTGAGTAAGGGTGTGTGAATGAGTGTGTGATCACTAGCCAAAATGAAGGTGAAGTGATCTGGGCGCCAGATATGTGCCCCTGTGTGCCCCTGAGGGTAAGTTCGCTACCAGAGGGATCAAGGGAGCCCCAGCCACCTGCCACAGAGgtctgtgtgtgtatctgtGAGTGAAGGGTCTGTACCAGCAGCTGCAGTGGCTCGTGGCCTCAGGGGCTGCTATGTGcaggtgccagcaactggggaGCCTGGGATCCAGGAGCAGACTGGGCAGACCAAGTAGCCCTGCTGCAGGAGCGATCCATGCTGCACATAGTGCATCTCCATTGCGATCAACCAGAGACAGGAGCAGAATGAGGCTGTTGGCGCTGTTTGTGTGAGTGCCAAGCGTGTCTGTCTGTGCTGATCTGTGTGGCTggcatatatgtatgtatatgtgttgTGTATGCGTGCTTACGTGTATGCACACTAGGAATACTGGCTGCACCTGGgcacagggagctgcagcagcctcgTCCCTGTTGGGCTGCCAGATTCACCCCTGCTAGCACTTGAAGGTGTCCATCAGAGCTTTCCAGCAGGTCTGGAGACATCTCTATTCCCAGGCCTCAACAGGCTCCCAGGGCCAGGCTGCCAAGGCTTTCTCCAGATCAGTGGGAGGATGAAACTGGAGTtaagagcagagcaggagcctgTCCCTGCATGCTGGGATCCAGTTGTCTCTTcctgtagaggcagcccctgctccttccctccatcTGTAACCCATCACACTAGAACGGGAGGGCTGGGGCATTCCTGCCACAGAGCTGATCAAGACAATGATGCTGAAGAGGCAGGACAGATGCCATCACTCCAGAGCAGAAGTCAGCCTTCAGTGCCTGTTTTAGCTCCACTTACCCCAGGTCTTATTCCAGTACTCTCAGCTGTTTCTGAGCACAGTGCTGTGGCATTTCTGTAAGTCTAGATAGACATCCCGGCACACAGTGCAAAACAGgctgcagcactgctctgcGAATGCACTGCAAAGGCCCTCCTAGACAAAGAGAGAGACGAGCCCCTGGGAGTCTGGTGCTCAGCACATGCAACTTGACAGTCCCCAAGTTTGGCAAACAACACTCAACCTTTGCTCTCAATTCTGCTAGCCCACTGATAGCTTCCATGAAGTGTTAAactgtgaaaaatattaatattattctgGCAGATGGTGGCATTAAACAGGTTGAAGAACATTAACATCAAACAATTATTTGTCTCAAAGTCCACACCTGTTGCATAATAGTAGAAGGCCTATAaaatttattactgtttttctcCAGTTGAAATATCTCATCTACCTTGACAAGCAATGAGAATATGTGATCTTGCATGCACTATAGTCATAAAGACTAAATAATTATTGAAACTTCTTGGTCTAAACAGTTTCACAGGTactaagaaagaaagaaatatattggGAGAAAAGAACTCTTTAATATctgttaaatgcttttaaatgcagTAATATCTGCTGAAGAGTTACAGCATCACACACTGTAGTTGAAAAGGAAATCTCTGGGTTCTAATTGGCATTGGGCCTGGGGCAATGTTACTTCCTCTTACTGAAAGCTGGATAAAGGTTAGTGgggtttttctcttctgctagAAGCAGCAAGAGCCACATTAATCCACAGGCATGAAAGATCAAGTTCTGTTCTGACAGAGGGCAGgaaagaaacatggaaaatCACGAAGAACTATGGACAGTGAAGtgggaaaagagaaactgaaagcaGTACATTAGTACATTACACTTCAGTATTGTTTTTATCCAACCTCCTGTCAACCTCTTTCTCCCTTCAattagtatgttttttttttcttttataatggTACATTTCTTCTccaatataatttcttttgtcttaTCCATCTTCCATTCCAGCTTCTGCTAATCATCATGACTATTCCATTTGTAATTTTATCATCAATCACCTCTTACAGAACAGGATTTCCTCCTCTCCATATAGAGCtgataagcattttaaaacatgactGGGTCATAAAGCTAATTTTAAAGTGGGATTTTTACAAACATTTGCTACTGAATTTCTCATTGAAATGTTCTGCAATGAGATGATGAAAGTTAAAAGATAATTGGGTTTCTGATTTCCTTGTCATTGTTTCTGTATGGTGTGCATAGAAAGGATATAGagagcttttgttttcattgcactttttaaagatttcttgatttttttaaaaaaaaaaatatttgttttggggttttttaacatCATAAATTCCATCCTTACTCTGGAAGACTCAGTAGATGACTGAAGAACAAGCAGGAAGCTAATTACATGAAGCAGTGAGATAAAACCATAGCAgttgaaatacataaatacattagGCCACACTGTTTGTAGATCATgattgctttgtatttttaacacaaattTGATAAAAAAACTCTGACAAACACTCATCAGAAAAAGATGTCTCCATCACAACTGAAGCAATATTCCAACTCAAGTCCTCTAAGCCTTTGGGGGAAAATATCATCCCTCTTTCTGTTACAGGACTGTTAAGGTAAAaatcaagatttatttttaagtcaggcctttttaaataataacaatgaaaaacatttaaagaggaaaaaaaagatgggggAAAGAGAATACACTTctccctacttttttttttttttgagcatcaTAACTTTCAGCTCTcagaaatta
Above is a genomic segment from Nyctibius grandis isolate bNycGra1 chromosome 5, bNycGra1.pri, whole genome shotgun sequence containing:
- the FAM131B gene encoding protein FAM131B isoform X1, which gives rise to MGCIGSRTVGNEVIAVDWKGLKDVDQINMDSTSSLHGSGFHRPSTEQTRTDFSWDGINLSMEDTTSILPKLKRNSNAYGIGALAKSSFSGISRSMKDHVTKPTAMGQGRVAHMIEWQGWGKGNSQQQQHTHETARKDADAYSDLSDGEKEARFLAGVMEQFAISEATLMAWSSMDGEDVSVNSNQENPAGNYSENYQELMESQEHMAQTQYDSWPHSYVSQGMYCLGSSDAWETSDQSLIASPATGSYLGQNFDESQTNLQESILIQSNLLQQQQRQEQNFIQSTGLVHVWPLQTAQGGGGAESSTYMEDHIEDEGNPRLEKAPLLNKKPSPEEDDAVCRDLESLSPREEVEHAALSRKVSDVTSSGVQSFDEEEGETNN
- the FAM131B gene encoding protein FAM131B isoform X2, with product MKDHVTKPTAMGQGRVAHMIEWQGWGKGNSQQQQHTHETARKDADAYSDLSDGEKEARFLAGVMEQFAISEATLMAWSSMDGEDVSVNSNQENPAGNYSENYQELMESQEHMAQTQYDSWPHSYVSQGMYCLGSSDAWETSDQSLIASPATGSYLGQNFDESQTNLQESILIQSNLLQQQQRQEQNFIQSTGLVHVWPLQTAQGGGGAESSTYMEDHIEDEGNPRLEKAPLLNKKPSPEEDDAVCRDLESLSPREEVEHAALSRKVSDVTSSGVQSFDEEEGETNN